Proteins encoded by one window of Synechococcus sp. WH 7805:
- a CDS encoding ABC transporter substrate-binding protein, with amino-acid sequence MNGKVTGLLRRNQRCKRLFLIANLLLIGWGFCTPAVALAKPRILRVGVVDGSQPCSYREAGVWKGLAVELWTQVAQRENLHYRLLPMSSIQSMLDATRLNELDVAVECINLSPGRLRKYQFSLPFQEDGQAVMVANDPFSLSRAFLAAMLSPSLVRMVALLTLLLFVMSALVWWVEDYSSLVEPRGKSPLHRFVKVFTIILTGEGDAEIVDTTRGRAVLMAAYVVRNISSAVLVGFLTVELVQEAQGLASRRLNSFDELSAMRVGYKSGTVSEELLKELGMQLADSSRQSQSARVPIDSIRDSLFALKEGRVNAVLADELQLRYLQSHGGSSGIIPVLSMSGIRPELQGFALSPKLNPETVKRINLSISQLKRNGLVQQLRNEALAGPGSASNRSTF; translated from the coding sequence ATGAATGGGAAAGTAACTGGTTTGCTGCGAAGGAATCAGCGCTGTAAGCGTCTTTTCTTGATTGCTAATCTGCTGTTGATTGGTTGGGGTTTTTGCACTCCAGCCGTTGCATTGGCAAAGCCTCGTATTTTAAGGGTTGGCGTGGTTGATGGGAGCCAGCCTTGTAGTTATCGCGAAGCTGGTGTTTGGAAGGGACTGGCTGTTGAGCTTTGGACGCAAGTTGCGCAACGCGAAAATCTGCATTACAGGCTGTTGCCGATGTCTTCTATTCAGTCGATGTTGGATGCGACACGCTTGAATGAACTTGATGTCGCTGTTGAATGTATCAATTTAAGTCCTGGTCGGCTTCGTAAATATCAATTTAGTTTGCCTTTCCAGGAGGATGGTCAGGCTGTCATGGTTGCCAATGATCCTTTCAGTTTGAGTCGAGCTTTTCTTGCGGCGATGCTCAGTCCTTCGTTGGTGCGAATGGTCGCTCTTTTGACACTTTTGTTGTTTGTGATGAGTGCACTGGTTTGGTGGGTTGAGGATTACTCGAGTTTGGTTGAGCCTCGGGGGAAGAGTCCCTTGCATCGCTTTGTCAAAGTCTTTACGATTATTCTTACTGGTGAGGGTGATGCGGAGATTGTTGATACGACGAGAGGTCGCGCTGTATTGATGGCGGCTTATGTTGTTCGGAATATTTCTAGTGCGGTTTTGGTGGGATTTCTCACTGTTGAATTGGTTCAGGAAGCGCAAGGTTTGGCGAGTCGTCGTTTGAACTCTTTTGATGAATTATCGGCGATGCGCGTTGGTTATAAGTCTGGAACTGTCAGCGAGGAATTATTGAAAGAGCTTGGAATGCAGTTGGCTGATTCTTCGCGTCAGTCCCAGTCTGCACGTGTTCCGATTGATTCCATTCGTGATTCCTTGTTTGCTCTCAAAGAGGGTCGCGTGAATGCGGTGCTGGCAGATGAGTTGCAACTTCGTTATCTCCAGTCGCATGGGGGTTCTTCCGGAATCATCCCTGTTTTGTCGATGTCTGGCATTCGCCCAGAACTTCAGGGATTTGCCTTGTCCCCCAAGCTTAATCCTGAAACGGTGAAGCGCATCAACCTTTCGATTAGCCAGCTCAAGCGCAACGGTTTGGTCCAGCAGCTTCGCAATGAAGCGCTCGCAGGTCCAGGCTCTGCGAGCAATCGCTCAACGTTTTAG
- a CDS encoding Coq4 family protein has product MPANSKSLLKRLAVDLAKLCSNPDDLDHAFDLLNASYGTDVAQAARNRLKEDPSIQPLIAEQYWGEWPSLSDLRSMPAGSLGHVYGTFMASQGLNQLPNPQLGDSVSCEDTYLQHRIRHTHDIWHVIAGLPITMAGEAAANGLTTEQLRWPGSALLISADLIHRVSESEASQTKGSDRTVDLGVAVAYGLSLGARAKPLLAQRWEEGWERPLSDWRDALGISDLIAQSPFPPLAGDRSPLPSATIVGSWSLESLTIRDAGGAEAVPIWGEQPLGQLTYTADGRMSAVLCKAGRSTRSPSAGAADVAEQADLFRHSYGYAGRYSLTAAGVVHHVEVAADPNWIGTDQHRITHLENDQLTITTTAIPSVVSPDPVSYEAIWRKLPSAQAAIATPR; this is encoded by the coding sequence ATGCCCGCCAACAGCAAGAGTCTGCTGAAACGGTTAGCTGTTGACCTGGCAAAACTCTGCAGCAATCCCGACGATCTTGATCACGCTTTTGATCTGCTGAATGCCAGCTACGGGACCGACGTGGCCCAGGCCGCTCGCAATCGCCTCAAAGAGGATCCCTCCATCCAACCGCTGATCGCCGAGCAGTACTGGGGTGAATGGCCATCACTGAGCGATCTGCGGTCGATGCCGGCCGGCTCTCTGGGACATGTGTATGGAACCTTCATGGCATCACAAGGGCTGAACCAATTGCCCAACCCCCAATTGGGTGACTCCGTTTCTTGCGAAGACACCTATCTGCAACACCGCATTCGCCACACCCACGACATCTGGCATGTGATTGCCGGGCTGCCGATCACCATGGCTGGCGAAGCTGCTGCCAACGGCCTGACCACAGAACAACTGCGCTGGCCGGGGAGCGCCCTGCTCATCAGTGCGGATTTGATCCACCGCGTGAGCGAATCTGAGGCAAGCCAAACCAAGGGGAGCGATCGAACGGTCGACCTCGGCGTCGCTGTTGCCTACGGCCTCAGCCTCGGAGCCAGGGCAAAACCACTCCTTGCTCAACGCTGGGAAGAGGGTTGGGAACGACCGCTGAGTGATTGGCGAGACGCCCTCGGAATAAGCGACCTCATCGCCCAGAGCCCCTTCCCTCCTCTCGCCGGTGACCGATCACCGCTGCCTTCGGCAACCATCGTGGGCAGCTGGTCGTTGGAGAGCCTCACCATCCGTGATGCGGGAGGCGCAGAGGCCGTTCCCATCTGGGGTGAGCAACCTCTGGGCCAACTGACATACACCGCCGATGGGCGCATGAGTGCGGTGCTGTGCAAAGCCGGACGATCAACAAGGTCCCCCAGTGCCGGGGCCGCTGACGTTGCCGAACAAGCAGATCTCTTTCGTCATTCCTATGGCTACGCAGGGCGCTACAGCCTCACGGCTGCAGGCGTTGTCCATCACGTGGAGGTTGCTGCTGATCCGAACTGGATCGGCACAGACCAGCACCGCATCACCCACCTCGAGAATGATCAATTGACCATCACCACAACAGCCATTCCCAGCGTTGTTTCTCCAGATCCGGTGTCCTACGAGGCGATCTGGAGAAAACTTCCATCCGCCCAGGCCGCCATTGCTACCCCGAGGTAG
- a CDS encoding DUF819 family protein — MSFLGIAGLTALGWWLSRRWIWGQRLGVTMLVLLLGVAVRNGLGWQPDARVSGWISGPLTSLAIAELLLAIRLKTLLLRARPLLLLFGVVVLATVVGVVVGAVALAQPLGDQRSVLMGLYTATFSGGSLNLVAVGRILNPPDALLALATAADQIVFTLWFALSVGFGRSDRLKRSVGRPPSLALSPSASQAQPAGWVWPAALLWGLVALGLSDLFSKGLAGIGFAAPSILVLTTVAVVLAQGPGAESRRACSEFGQFLIQPFFAVVGLGTPLAGVLTEGVWILLYAAIVVGMHGVLVLVLARWRVPLADMLVASQAAIGGPSTALALATAIHRNDLAVAGVALGLLGYGLGTYLGVAMAAWADGSFLQIAS, encoded by the coding sequence TTGTCTTTTTTGGGAATCGCCGGGCTGACGGCCCTGGGTTGGTGGTTGTCGCGCCGATGGATTTGGGGTCAGAGGCTGGGCGTCACCATGCTGGTGCTCCTGCTCGGTGTGGCGGTCCGCAATGGCCTCGGCTGGCAGCCGGACGCGCGGGTTTCGGGTTGGATCAGCGGTCCACTGACGTCGCTGGCGATCGCTGAGCTGCTGCTCGCGATCAGGCTGAAAACTTTGTTGCTGCGGGCCCGGCCGCTGTTGCTCCTCTTTGGCGTTGTTGTGCTGGCCACCGTGGTGGGCGTGGTGGTGGGTGCCGTTGCACTGGCGCAACCCCTCGGCGATCAGCGCTCCGTGCTCATGGGCCTTTACACCGCCACGTTTTCCGGTGGCAGCCTCAACCTTGTGGCGGTGGGGCGGATTTTGAATCCGCCGGATGCGTTGCTGGCCTTGGCGACAGCTGCTGATCAGATTGTGTTCACGCTCTGGTTCGCGTTGAGCGTTGGGTTCGGCCGCAGTGATCGTCTGAAGCGATCGGTCGGTCGGCCGCCGTCGTTGGCGCTCTCTCCGTCAGCCTCCCAGGCGCAGCCTGCAGGGTGGGTCTGGCCAGCGGCACTGCTCTGGGGTCTGGTCGCCCTCGGGCTGAGTGATCTGTTCAGCAAGGGTCTGGCTGGCATTGGGTTTGCGGCCCCCTCCATCCTTGTGCTCACCACGGTTGCTGTCGTGCTGGCCCAGGGTCCAGGCGCGGAGTCGCGGCGTGCTTGCAGCGAATTCGGTCAGTTTCTGATCCAACCGTTTTTCGCTGTGGTGGGCTTGGGGACGCCACTCGCTGGGGTGTTGACGGAGGGCGTCTGGATTCTTCTTTACGCCGCCATTGTGGTCGGCATGCATGGTGTCCTCGTGCTGGTGTTAGCGCGCTGGCGCGTTCCGCTTGCAGACATGCTTGTGGCTTCCCAGGCTGCGATCGGGGGCCCCAGTACTGCCCTCGCTTTGGCCACGGCCATCCATCGGAATGATCTTGCGGTGGCAGGCGTGGCCCTTGGCCTTCTGGGATATGGACTGGGGACCTACCTCGGGGTAGCAATGGCGGCCTGGGCGGATGGAAGTTTTCTCCAGATCGCCTCGTAG
- a CDS encoding MFS transporter, which produces MRPIWMQWVVVQAFFCMNLVCVVGYAIAAGDLAVHLDLSQGQLGLIGGAYFVAYSLSQFALGLLLTCVPLRPLIACTAVVAAIGAWGMVTAESFLSLLWARVLLGIGFGMAFVGVVHVIGRIAPKRFPLMLNISQSAANGAGALVGLLAFVPVVHTPSRLFSLCAVILLILAGLMLLLLGDLGNGMDPAPAPSQALGWRTIASGLRECLGSLPFWVGTLYFLGLFSCFLALEDLWNIRFQINVFAHKANLAATINAMTVLGLGLGGVISGVWAERTGLQRPARWFSILALLMMMLLISVRLSEGVAFVVLFLLGFGLGAAPLGLAFVRQQLSERAALVASPLLLTIVFMGAGALMAGVGGELTDDTVLSFRFYQEAMTAFIIPVAIAVGLGCLIRSPSQSATTP; this is translated from the coding sequence ATGCGACCGATTTGGATGCAATGGGTGGTCGTGCAGGCCTTCTTCTGCATGAACCTGGTGTGCGTGGTTGGGTACGCGATTGCCGCTGGCGATTTGGCGGTACACCTCGACCTCTCCCAAGGACAGTTGGGACTGATCGGTGGTGCTTACTTTGTTGCCTATTCCCTCTCCCAATTCGCCCTTGGCCTGCTGCTCACCTGCGTCCCCTTGCGGCCACTGATCGCCTGCACCGCTGTCGTGGCAGCGATCGGAGCCTGGGGAATGGTCACGGCCGAATCGTTCCTGTCCTTGCTGTGGGCTCGGGTGCTCCTGGGCATTGGCTTTGGCATGGCCTTCGTGGGCGTGGTGCATGTGATCGGAAGGATCGCTCCCAAGCGCTTCCCACTGATGCTCAACATCAGCCAGAGCGCAGCCAATGGCGCTGGTGCCTTGGTGGGGTTGTTGGCCTTTGTACCGGTGGTGCACACGCCATCACGCCTGTTCAGCCTGTGCGCTGTGATCCTGCTGATCCTGGCTGGGCTGATGCTTCTCCTGCTTGGAGACCTGGGGAATGGGATGGACCCCGCTCCAGCTCCATCACAAGCGCTGGGATGGCGCACGATCGCATCAGGGTTACGGGAGTGTCTCGGCAGCCTGCCGTTCTGGGTTGGAACCCTTTATTTCCTTGGCCTGTTCTCGTGCTTCCTGGCCCTTGAGGATCTCTGGAACATCCGCTTTCAGATCAATGTGTTTGCCCACAAGGCCAATCTTGCGGCCACGATCAATGCCATGACGGTGCTGGGCCTGGGCCTGGGTGGAGTGATCAGTGGTGTCTGGGCTGAGCGCACAGGTCTGCAGCGGCCAGCCCGATGGTTCTCCATTCTGGCGCTGCTGATGATGATGCTTCTGATCAGTGTGCGGCTCAGCGAGGGAGTCGCCTTTGTGGTGCTGTTCTTGCTGGGCTTTGGCCTGGGAGCAGCACCGCTCGGACTTGCGTTTGTGCGTCAGCAGCTCTCCGAGCGCGCTGCGTTGGTGGCATCTCCGCTGCTGCTCACCATTGTCTTCATGGGGGCTGGGGCCTTGATGGCAGGAGTGGGCGGAGAGCTGACGGATGACACCGTTCTCTCCTTCCGCTTCTACCAAGAAGCAATGACAGCCTTCATCATTCCCGTGGCGATTGCAGTGGGTCTTGGTTGTCTGATCCGCTCACCTTCTCAGTCAGCAACGACGCCCTAA
- a CDS encoding deaminase produces MEHEIVPLTAKEVIKGNKLFGAAMLNKHDLSTIIADTNQETLNPLFHAEVQTINHYYSMPKQQHVAPGDVLFLATHEPCTLCSSAITWAGFDNFYYFFSHEDSRDSFKIGHDLKILKQVFKHEPGGYARENDYWTGYGICDLIENCAPSERAAFEQRASALRGTYQQLSDLYQQRKGQGQVDDPAFIPLG; encoded by the coding sequence ATGGAGCATGAAATTGTGCCCCTCACAGCAAAGGAGGTTATTAAAGGCAACAAACTCTTTGGCGCTGCAATGCTGAATAAGCATGATCTATCCACGATCATTGCTGACACCAATCAGGAGACATTGAATCCTTTGTTTCACGCCGAAGTGCAAACAATTAATCACTATTATTCAATGCCAAAGCAGCAACATGTCGCCCCCGGCGATGTGTTGTTCCTGGCAACCCATGAGCCTTGCACGCTCTGCTCGTCGGCGATTACCTGGGCTGGTTTCGACAACTTCTATTACTTTTTTAGTCATGAAGACTCGCGAGATTCCTTCAAGATTGGCCATGATCTCAAGATCTTGAAGCAAGTGTTCAAGCACGAGCCGGGTGGCTATGCCCGCGAGAATGACTACTGGACGGGCTATGGCATCTGCGATCTGATTGAGAACTGCGCTCCAAGTGAGCGTGCCGCCTTCGAACAGCGCGCCTCGGCTTTAAGGGGCACCTACCAACAACTCTCTGATCTGTACCAGCAACGCAAGGGCCAGGGCCAAGTTGACGATCCTGCATTCATCCCCCTTGGATGA
- a CDS encoding DUF2811 domain-containing protein yields MPVHVSVENQMPEDLHHAMGVFIEEHPQWDQYRLVQAAIAGFLFQQGCKDRAVVRHYLGGLFRRDTSSHRVEPSC; encoded by the coding sequence ATGCCTGTCCACGTGAGTGTGGAAAACCAAATGCCTGAGGATTTGCATCACGCCATGGGGGTGTTCATCGAGGAGCACCCCCAGTGGGATCAGTACCGTTTGGTTCAGGCCGCCATTGCTGGCTTCCTGTTTCAGCAAGGTTGTAAGGACCGTGCCGTGGTGCGCCACTACCTCGGTGGCTTGTTCCGCCGCGACACCAGTTCCCATCGGGTTGAGCCCTCCTGCTGA
- a CDS encoding efflux RND transporter periplasmic adaptor subunit: MRRTLALTLTTATLLAACGAPKPEAGKILTVKTARIAEANFQPSIEAISMLESTTTVSLRPETDGRVVKVLAKAGERVEAGQPILELDNVQQSAALNAARAQARTDKLNAERYEFLFKNGASSAKERDQYVTQAISSRDKVLADAATLGYKFVRSPIDGVVGDLDSVKLGDYVKAGQAITGIVDNSTLWTLMQIPATRAGEVKIGQTVNVTSQTNPPVKGEGEVSFISPYFGVSGSNSSPNALMVKATFPNLTGQLKTGQFVKSQIVVGEKQALAVPVQAVFMQAQQPFVYVTVPLSQALPKIKASASVPDKQKKKLEKLPPTTPIVVQKPVQLGELQNNLYPLKSGLKKGDTVVVSNTALLSNGIPVKTAN; the protein is encoded by the coding sequence GTGCGGCGAACACTGGCGCTGACCCTCACCACTGCAACGTTGCTGGCTGCCTGTGGAGCGCCCAAGCCAGAGGCAGGAAAGATCCTGACGGTCAAGACGGCCCGTATCGCCGAAGCCAACTTCCAGCCGAGCATTGAAGCAATCAGCATGCTGGAATCCACCACCACAGTGTCGCTAAGACCTGAAACCGATGGTCGTGTCGTGAAGGTGCTGGCCAAAGCCGGTGAACGGGTAGAGGCCGGGCAGCCGATCCTCGAGCTCGACAATGTGCAACAGAGTGCAGCTCTGAACGCTGCCCGGGCCCAAGCGCGCACCGACAAGCTCAACGCCGAGCGCTACGAGTTTCTCTTCAAGAACGGGGCCTCTTCCGCCAAAGAGCGTGATCAGTACGTCACCCAGGCGATCTCCTCCCGCGACAAGGTCCTGGCCGATGCCGCCACCCTTGGCTACAAGTTTGTGCGCTCACCGATCGATGGCGTGGTGGGCGACCTCGACTCAGTAAAGCTGGGCGATTACGTAAAGGCCGGCCAAGCGATCACGGGCATCGTGGACAACTCCACCCTCTGGACCCTGATGCAGATCCCCGCCACGAGAGCGGGCGAAGTCAAAATCGGCCAGACCGTGAACGTGACCTCCCAGACCAATCCTCCGGTCAAAGGGGAAGGGGAAGTGTCCTTTATTTCCCCCTATTTCGGCGTCAGCGGCTCCAACAGCTCCCCCAACGCACTGATGGTGAAGGCCACCTTCCCCAATCTCACCGGCCAACTGAAGACCGGTCAGTTCGTGAAGAGTCAGATCGTCGTAGGGGAAAAGCAGGCCCTAGCCGTGCCTGTGCAGGCGGTGTTCATGCAGGCTCAGCAACCTTTCGTTTACGTCACGGTTCCCTTGAGCCAGGCCCTGCCGAAGATCAAGGCCTCAGCCTCCGTTCCAGACAAGCAGAAGAAAAAGCTGGAGAAACTCCCCCCCACCACTCCGATCGTGGTGCAGAAACCGGTGCAACTGGGTGAGTTGCAGAACAATCTCTATCCCCTGAAGTCAGGACTGAAGAAGGGTGACACCGTCGTGGTGAGCAACACAGCCCTGCTGAGCAACGGCATTCCTGTGAAGACCGCGAACTGA
- a CDS encoding efflux RND transporter permease subunit: PADRQSPQHRPALIQVTASYGGANSLVTEQAVTNPLEQQINGVPGASYISSTSNMEGQSIISVYFDETTDIDIDQVNVQNRVSLAMPQLPSQVSDTGVSVKQSTPSILLAYQVSSTDGQFDAAYLNGLVYQQLYYPLERVPGVATVNILGGTNPAYWLFIDPDKLAANNLTANQVVDAVQAQNTTAIGGLVGGPPASGDQAYTYPLLVQNNGNLLSLEDFENLIISRTETGNLLLLKDVGEVQYGFNNYTTAAVDVSNHDTVSVAVFQTPDSNALDVANAVVKQIDAFAATAPPGVTVSQVYNIGQFIESSVEGVVDALGLAIVLVLLILFIFLQNWRATVVPSLAIPISLVGTFAFIKVFGFSINQLTLLGLVLATGLVVDDAIVVIEAVSKNIESGMKPRQAALACMGELFGALVATALVLMAVFVPVAFYPGSIGIIYQQFALTIAFSIAISAFNALTFSPMLSGLILKPGETAPPKGWIWPVAGVIVGLAFGRFSSAAFGNWTYVLGVVVGGIAGANLSLIFRVFNTNFSRLQNGYARLIRTLIKARRWVMVTLAGGIVLTVLAFTALPSAFIPDEDQGYLAGFYQLQNGASLSQTETMAKQIAAILKEEKDVLNANVISGYGFNGSSPDQGTILIGLKPLSERPGAANNSFAIADRLNAKLSSLSSGLAVVGQPPAVPGFSAQGGFYFQFNDLTGNYSFNQLDDQAQTLIKAGKASGNFSSLYTQFIPSAPAFGLKVDRAVMGALNVDYKEAMSTIAVLAGGSYTGLTYENGQVRNVYVQAGEEQRDTVEKILSYYVKNRDGDLIQVSQFAKSELSSAPPIISHYNLYRTVLIQGAQAVGKSSGQALSSIQALFKQENFNNIGYAFTGLAALQLSAGSASVLVFGFGILIVYLVLSAQYESYVTPVIILMTVPLAMLGALVFLAIRSIDLNIYAQVGLVTLIGLAAKNGILIVEVAEQHLEEGMSASEAVIASAESRLRPILMTAIAALAGFLPLVVANGAGAQSQQSLGTVIFGGLVVATVLSLGVVPPFYVVIKGLEERFFGRKQGDGDEDESFASAT, from the coding sequence ACCCTGCCGATCGCCAATCTCCCCAACATCGCCCCGCCCTGATCCAGGTCACAGCCAGTTACGGCGGTGCCAATTCCCTGGTCACCGAACAAGCGGTGACCAATCCGCTTGAACAACAGATCAATGGAGTTCCTGGAGCCTCCTACATCTCCTCTACCAGCAACATGGAGGGGCAAAGCATTATCTCGGTCTACTTCGACGAGACCACCGACATCGACATCGACCAGGTGAACGTGCAAAACCGCGTATCCCTGGCGATGCCCCAGCTTCCCAGCCAGGTGTCGGATACGGGCGTCTCCGTGAAGCAGTCAACCCCTTCGATCCTGCTGGCTTATCAGGTGTCATCGACGGATGGCCAGTTCGATGCGGCCTATCTCAATGGGCTGGTGTATCAACAGCTGTATTACCCCCTGGAACGGGTTCCCGGCGTTGCCACAGTGAACATCCTGGGGGGAACCAACCCCGCCTACTGGCTGTTCATCGACCCCGACAAGCTCGCGGCGAACAATCTCACCGCCAACCAGGTGGTGGATGCTGTGCAGGCGCAGAACACGACCGCCATCGGTGGTCTGGTGGGAGGACCGCCCGCGTCCGGTGACCAGGCCTACACCTACCCGCTACTGGTGCAGAACAACGGCAATCTGCTCAGCCTGGAAGACTTCGAGAATCTGATCATCAGCCGCACCGAAACAGGCAATCTTCTGCTGCTCAAAGATGTGGGCGAGGTGCAATACGGCTTCAACAACTACACAACAGCAGCAGTTGATGTCTCGAACCACGACACGGTCTCCGTGGCGGTGTTCCAGACCCCGGACAGCAATGCTCTGGATGTGGCGAATGCCGTCGTGAAACAGATCGATGCCTTTGCCGCCACCGCGCCTCCAGGCGTGACCGTGTCGCAGGTCTACAACATCGGCCAGTTCATTGAGTCCTCCGTGGAGGGCGTTGTGGATGCTCTCGGCTTGGCGATCGTGCTGGTGCTGCTGATCCTGTTCATCTTTCTGCAGAACTGGAGGGCCACGGTGGTGCCCAGCCTGGCCATTCCAATTTCCCTGGTGGGCACCTTCGCCTTCATCAAGGTGTTCGGGTTCTCCATCAATCAACTCACCCTGCTTGGTCTGGTACTGGCCACAGGCCTAGTGGTGGACGACGCCATCGTGGTGATTGAAGCGGTGTCGAAGAACATCGAATCAGGCATGAAGCCCAGGCAGGCCGCGCTGGCGTGCATGGGAGAGCTGTTCGGCGCCCTCGTGGCCACGGCTCTTGTGCTGATGGCGGTGTTTGTTCCTGTGGCGTTCTATCCGGGAAGCATCGGCATCATCTACCAGCAGTTTGCGCTCACGATCGCCTTTTCAATCGCCATCTCCGCCTTCAACGCCCTCACCTTCTCGCCCATGCTGTCGGGCCTGATCCTCAAACCGGGTGAGACCGCTCCCCCGAAGGGCTGGATCTGGCCCGTGGCCGGAGTGATCGTGGGTCTGGCCTTCGGACGCTTCAGCTCCGCCGCCTTCGGCAACTGGACTTACGTTCTGGGCGTGGTGGTGGGAGGCATCGCAGGGGCGAACCTTTCCTTGATCTTCAGGGTGTTCAACACCAATTTCTCCCGGCTCCAGAACGGCTACGCCCGGCTCATCCGCACCTTGATCAAGGCCCGGCGCTGGGTGATGGTGACCCTGGCCGGCGGCATTGTGCTCACGGTTTTGGCCTTCACGGCCCTTCCCTCAGCGTTCATTCCCGATGAAGACCAGGGCTATCTGGCCGGCTTCTACCAGCTGCAGAACGGTGCATCGCTCAGCCAGACCGAAACAATGGCCAAGCAGATTGCGGCAATCCTCAAAGAAGAAAAGGATGTGCTCAACGCCAACGTGATCAGCGGTTACGGCTTCAACGGGTCCAGCCCCGACCAGGGCACGATCCTGATCGGTCTGAAGCCGCTCAGCGAACGACCTGGTGCAGCGAACAATTCCTTCGCCATCGCTGATCGACTGAACGCCAAGCTCTCGTCATTGAGCAGCGGCTTGGCAGTTGTAGGCCAGCCTCCTGCCGTTCCAGGGTTCTCAGCCCAAGGTGGTTTTTACTTCCAGTTCAACGATCTCACCGGCAATTACAGCTTCAACCAGCTCGATGATCAGGCGCAGACGCTGATCAAGGCCGGAAAAGCCAGCGGTAATTTTTCGAGTCTGTACACCCAGTTCATTCCCAGTGCCCCGGCCTTCGGACTGAAGGTGGATCGGGCCGTGATGGGAGCGCTGAATGTGGATTACAAGGAGGCAATGAGCACGATCGCCGTACTGGCCGGTGGCTCCTACACGGGCCTCACTTACGAGAATGGACAGGTTCGGAATGTGTACGTACAGGCCGGCGAAGAGCAGCGCGACACCGTTGAAAAAATTCTCAGCTATTACGTGAAAAATCGCGATGGCGATCTCATCCAGGTGTCACAGTTCGCCAAGTCGGAACTGTCAAGTGCACCGCCGATCATCAGTCACTACAACCTCTACCGCACCGTTTTGATTCAGGGTGCCCAGGCAGTCGGCAAGAGCTCCGGGCAAGCTCTGAGTTCAATTCAGGCCTTGTTTAAACAAGAGAACTTCAACAACATCGGCTATGCCTTCACGGGCCTTGCCGCCCTGCAACTCTCAGCCGGCAGCGCCAGTGTGCTCGTGTTCGGCTTCGGCATCCTGATCGTGTATCTGGTGCTCTCAGCGCAATACGAGAGCTACGTCACCCCGGTGATCATCCTGATGACCGTGCCCCTGGCCATGCTTGGCGCCCTGGTGTTCCTTGCCATCCGCTCCATCGACCTCAACATCTACGCCCAGGTTGGACTCGTAACCCTGATTGGTCTGGCAGCCAAAAATGGCATCCTGATTGTTGAGGTGGCCGAGCAACACCTCGAGGAGGGCATGAGTGCCAGCGAAGCAGTGATTGCATCAGCTGAATCAAGACTGCGGCCGATCCTGATGACGGCCATCGCTGCTCTCGCGGGCTTTCTACCCCTGGTGGTGGCCAACGGCGCCGGCGCTCAAAGCCAGCAATCCCTGGGCACCGTGATTTTCGGCGGATTGGTGGTCGCCACCGTGCTCTCCCTCGGCGTGGTGCCGCCTTTCTATGTAGTGATCAAGGGTCTGGAAGAACGCTTCTTCGGCAGAAAACAAGGAGACGGTGATGAGGATGAATCCTTTGCCAGTGCCACCTGA
- a CDS encoding alpha/beta fold hydrolase, whose product MNPLPVPPDSAHWTWQQPDGCDLDVAWCRQGQDNSASPAVVLVHGFGASSGHWRHTMPSLAERTPTFALDLIGFGGSSQPRAVLPSDPDADLQAPSDEALVYGFDLWAEQVEAFCRQIVQRPVLLVGNSIGGVVVLRAAQRLGVHCKGVVLIDCAQRLMDDKQLASQPAWMAWIRPLLKALVSQRWLSTALFRNAARPRVIRSVLGQAYPSGANVDDQLVDLLYQPTQRPGAAEAFRGFINLFDDHLAPELLANLEQPVHLIWGERDPWEPVAEARDWAERFACVESLTVLPLVGHCPHDEAPQAVNDRLLEILQAQGA is encoded by the coding sequence ATGAATCCTTTGCCAGTGCCACCTGACTCGGCCCACTGGACCTGGCAGCAGCCCGATGGCTGCGATCTCGATGTGGCCTGGTGCCGGCAGGGCCAAGACAACAGTGCATCGCCGGCGGTGGTGCTGGTGCATGGTTTCGGTGCCAGCAGCGGCCACTGGCGTCACACCATGCCGTCGCTGGCAGAGCGAACCCCCACCTTCGCCCTCGATCTGATCGGCTTCGGCGGCAGCAGTCAGCCAAGGGCCGTGCTGCCCAGCGATCCCGATGCCGACCTCCAAGCACCGAGCGATGAAGCGCTTGTGTATGGCTTCGATCTCTGGGCTGAGCAGGTGGAGGCCTTCTGCCGGCAGATCGTGCAGCGCCCGGTGCTGCTGGTGGGCAATTCGATCGGCGGTGTAGTGGTGCTCCGCGCAGCCCAACGGCTGGGGGTGCACTGCAAGGGCGTGGTACTGATCGACTGCGCCCAGCGGCTGATGGATGACAAACAGCTGGCCAGCCAACCGGCCTGGATGGCTTGGATCCGGCCGTTGCTGAAAGCCCTGGTGAGCCAACGCTGGCTGAGCACAGCCCTGTTCCGCAACGCGGCCAGGCCCCGGGTGATCCGCAGCGTGCTCGGCCAGGCCTACCCGAGCGGAGCCAATGTTGACGACCAACTGGTTGACCTGCTGTACCAACCAACGCAGCGCCCCGGGGCCGCCGAGGCTTTCCGAGGCTTTATCAACCTCTTCGATGACCACCTGGCTCCAGAGCTGCTGGCGAACCTTGAACAGCCGGTGCATCTGATCTGGGGGGAACGGGATCCCTGGGAACCCGTGGCAGAAGCCCGCGATTGGGCTGAGCGCTTTGCCTGCGTCGAATCACTCACGGTGCTTCCTCTGGTGGGACACTGTCCGCACGACGAAGCACCGCAGGCTGTCAACGACCGGTTGCTGGAGATTCTCCAGGCGCAGGGAGCATGA